Proteins co-encoded in one Oreochromis aureus strain Israel breed Guangdong linkage group 3, ZZ_aureus, whole genome shotgun sequence genomic window:
- the LOC120439320 gene encoding low affinity immunoglobulin gamma Fc region receptor II-like, whose translation MEVTGLDMRLMVMALFLLMAEDQKCCHAQKTEGVYLHVHPNRLQFFEYDHISFNCSGFDGPAEWRVIKKLGLNSTQWETSTRTLYIKPAFKSHSGEYWCENEDGEKSRNVSITVTRGDVILEIPAFPVMEGENVTLCCRKKGMPSNLPADFYKDGHNLETGYAGKIIIPNVSKSNEGLYKCSFSESQGKSPESWLTVRVDIATTPQETIPGENERSPEETPNSTEPSILLSAVFTTLGVAVLVVIGVLYRQKHRACASSGTSAPGEVSEHRRGNVADPDSVTYATVTAKPKRERVCKQTNESDPDKTTYATVAIQRTDRGH comes from the exons ATGGAGGTCACAGGGCTCGATATGAGACTGA TGGTGATGGCACTGTTTCTGCTCATGGCTGAAGATCAGAAATGTTGCCATGCTCAGAAAA CAGAAGGAGTTTATCTTCATGTTCATCCTAATAGACTGCAGTTCTTTGAATATGACCACATCTCATTCAACTGCTCGGGGTTTGATGGTCCAGCAGAATGGAGAGTGATCAAAAAGCTTGGCTTAAATTCTACTCAGTGGGAAACATCAACAAGAACCTTGTACATTAAACCTGCCTTTAAGTCACACAGTGGAGAATACTGGTGTGAAAATGAAGACGGAGAGAAAAGCAGGAATGTCAGCATCACTGTCACTA gaGGAGATGTGATCCTGGAGATTCCTGCTTTTCCTGTTATGGAGGGAGAAAATGTCACTTTATGTTGTAGAAAAAAAGGAATGCCTTCTAATCTTCCAGCTGACTTTTATAAAGATGGCCACAACTTGGAAACTGGATATGCAGGAAAGATAATCATTCCCAATGTTTCCAAGTCTAATGAAGGACTGTACAAGTGCAGCTTTTCTGAATCTCAAGGCAAATCACCAGAGAGCTGGCTGACTGTTAGGG TGGATATTGCTACCACCCCTCAAGAAACAATACCTGGTGAAAATGAAAGGAGTCCAGAAGAGACACCCAACTCCACTGAGCCCTCCATCTTGTTGTCAGCGGTCTTCACCACTTTGGGTGTAGCTGTGCTTGTAGTTATTGGAGTACTTTACCGTCAGAAACACAGAG CATGTGCTTCCTCTGGGACATCAGCACCAG GTGAAGTTTCAGAACATCGGAGAGGAAATGTAGCTGATCCAGACAGTGTTACATATGCTACTGTCACAGCCAaaccaaagagggagagag TTTGTAAACAGACAAATGAATCAGATCCAGACAAAACAACATATGCTACTGTTGCAATTCAGAGGACAGACAGAG GTCATTGA